From one Mesoplodon densirostris isolate mMesDen1 chromosome 19, mMesDen1 primary haplotype, whole genome shotgun sequence genomic stretch:
- the BLOC1S3 gene encoding biogenesis of lysosome-related organelles complex 1 subunit 3 codes for MASQSRRRRPLRRPETVVPGEAAETDSELSVSSSEEEELYLVLSGPTRGRPTGLRVAGEAAETDSDSEPEPKAAPRDLPPLVVQRETAGEAWGKEEAPAPAPARSLLQLRLAESQARLDHDVAAAVSGVYRRAGRDVAALAGRLAAAQAAGLAAAHSVRLARGDLCALAERLDIVAGCRLLPDIRGVPGTEPEQDPGPRA; via the coding sequence ATGGCGTCCCAGAGTCGTCGGCGGAGGCCGCTGCGGAGGCCTGAGACGGTGGTGCCGGGGGAGGCGGCTGAGACGGATTCGGAGCTCTCTGTGTCCTCGTCGGAGGAGGAGGAGCTGTACCTGGTCCTCTCGGGCCCGACGCGCGGCCGCCCCACGGGACTGCGGGTGGCCGGGGAGGCCGCGGAGACCGACTCGGACTCGGAGCCCGAGCCGAAGGCCGCGCCGAGGGATCTGCCTCCGCTCGTAGTGCAGCGGGAGACTGCCGGGGAGGCCTGGGGAAAGGAGGAGGCCCCGGCGCCCGCCCCCGCGCGTTCGCTGCTGCAGCTCCGGCTGGCTGAGAGCCAGGCGCGGCTGGACCACGACGTAGCGGCCGCGGTGAGCGGCGTGTACCGCCGCGCGGGCCGTGATGTGGCCGCCCTGGCCGGTAGGCTGGCGGCTGCCCAGGCGGCGGGATTGGCGGCGGCCCACAGCGTGCGCCTGGCGCGGGGGGACCTCTGCGCGCTGGCCGAGCGTCTGGACATCGTGGCCGGCTGCCGCCTGCTGCCCGACATCCGCGGCGTGCCGGGCACCGAGCCCGAACAAGACCCGGGACCGCGAGCCTAG
- the TRAPPC6A gene encoding trafficking protein particle complex subunit 6A isoform X1, translated as MRTRGAGRLLSRGSRRMADAALFEFLHTEMVAELWAQDPDPGPGGQKMSLSVLEGMGFRVGQALGERLPRETLAFREELDSLKFLCKDVWAAVFQKQMDSLRTNHQGTYVLQDNSFPLLIRMASGQQYLEEAPKFLAFTCGLLRGTLSTLGIKSLVTASVAALPASCFPWGMPAWRRQPLTMTWSSGF; from the exons ATGAGAACGCGAGGCGCTGGACGGTTGTTAAGCAGGGGAAGTCGGCGCATGGCTGACGCGGCACTGTTCGAGTTTCTGCACACGGAAATGGTAGCGGAGCTGTGGGCGCAAGATCCGGACCCCGGCCCCGGG GGACAGAAGATGAGCCTGTCGGTCCTGGAGGGCATGGGCTTCCGcgtgggccaggccctgggcgaGAG gctgcccCGGGAGACGCTAGCCTTCAGGGAGGAGCTGGATAGCCTCAAGTTCCTATGCAAAGACGTGTGGGCGGCCGTGTTCCAAAAGCAGATGGACAGCCTCCGCACCAATCACCAG GGGACCTACGTCCTGCAGGACAACAGCTTCCCCCTTCTCATCCGGATGGCCTCGGGTCAGCAGTACCTGGAGGAAGCGCCCAAG TTCCTGGCCTTCACCTGCGGCCTCCTACGGGGCACCCTCAGCACCCTGGGCATCAAGAGCCTGGTCACCGCCTCTGTGGCAGCCCTGCCCGCCT CCTGCTTCCCCTGGGGCATGCCAGCCTGGAGGAGACAACCCTTGACGATGACCTGGTCTAGTGGTTTCTAA
- the TRAPPC6A gene encoding trafficking protein particle complex subunit 6A isoform X2 encodes MRTRGAGRLLSRGSRRMADAALFEFLHTEMVAELWAQDPDPGPGGQKMSLSVLEGMGFRVGQALGERLPRETLAFREELDSLKFLCKDVWAAVFQKQMDSLRTNHQGTYVLQDNSFPLLIRMASGQQYLEEAPKFLAFTCGLLRGTLSTLGIKSLVTASVAALPACKFQVVIQRS; translated from the exons ATGAGAACGCGAGGCGCTGGACGGTTGTTAAGCAGGGGAAGTCGGCGCATGGCTGACGCGGCACTGTTCGAGTTTCTGCACACGGAAATGGTAGCGGAGCTGTGGGCGCAAGATCCGGACCCCGGCCCCGGG GGACAGAAGATGAGCCTGTCGGTCCTGGAGGGCATGGGCTTCCGcgtgggccaggccctgggcgaGAG gctgcccCGGGAGACGCTAGCCTTCAGGGAGGAGCTGGATAGCCTCAAGTTCCTATGCAAAGACGTGTGGGCGGCCGTGTTCCAAAAGCAGATGGACAGCCTCCGCACCAATCACCAG GGGACCTACGTCCTGCAGGACAACAGCTTCCCCCTTCTCATCCGGATGGCCTCGGGTCAGCAGTACCTGGAGGAAGCGCCCAAG TTCCTGGCCTTCACCTGCGGCCTCCTACGGGGCACCCTCAGCACCCTGGGCATCAAGAGCCTGGTCACCGCCTCTGTGGCAGCCCTGCCCGCCT GTAAGTTCCAGGTGGTGATCCAGAGATCCTGA
- the NKPD1 gene encoding NTPase KAP family P-loop domain-containing protein 1 isoform X1 — MPAPHPLPPPPVFTFIASEGVTRLDSAKLCHLLPDVAGDPTAMNQHYTIHFNEGALPPQTPTKRYFLDRELGHQKDVLTEDDVYCSCLAKTLCHVPVPVTVGFYAPFGCRLHMLLDKIMALMQQEANQSEAEERQHMGQQPRPVRGWGFSKLLWYLVFLQPIITELHMRRKNVKFLFIRFSAWQYAGSDKLWAGLVSTLCEGIRQQYGALPFSLYSVLGKKAAMRPGYRQREWHCRRRVCLALLALLAALSLGMSLLYLSMGSHALVHGNLFRAFGGAATTLSGSGLLMAVYSVGKHLLVSQRKRIERLVSREKFSSHLGFMCEVKKEVGLLTDFLCFLEIYQRRRLRVVLEITGLDTCYPERVVGVLNAINTLLSDSHAPFIFILVVDPSILAACLESASSMKGTADNGYLFLNRTVTLPFSVPIIGRRTKLQFLKNAVRSCDDLLYREMTLNVKSRGGAGGGAGNGDGAGAGAGAGAEGGEVTPLLEMEGQSRAESAESLLEGQAARSIREALCCLHDECDCLIDYVPDNVVSMRRIVNTVPITVRLLQQQQGDFGGLSPRQAVAWVVLANQWPCRLSWVLQCLEDKQQAGSAPEACAPLWDVFCDHSLELHTMTETLQKMLDLDGDPELFHRFLGADFPFTVAEAQSLLHCTINLDHSIRRRMALVRAASTLKTPRPPKSPARKAPPAACGANHAPGAACSACEAHLTPGWGQVQTHGLSALHLGSV; from the exons AtgcctgcaccccaccccctgccaccacCTCCAGTGTTTACATTCATAGCATCCGAGGGCGTCACCCGTCTGGACTCTGccaagctctgccacttgctgccTGATGTGG CAGGCGACCCCACCGCCATGAACCAGCACTACACCATCCACTTCAACGAGGGTGCCCTGCCCCCCCAGACCCCCACCAAGCGCTACTTCTTGGACAGGGAATTGGGGCACCAAAAAG ATGTCCTGACAGAGGATGACGTCTACTGCAGCTGCCTGGCCAAGACTCTCTGCCACGTGCCTGTCCCTGTGACCGTGGGTTTCTATGCCCCCTTTGGCTGCCGCCTGCACATGCTGCTAGACAAGATCATGG CGCTGATGCAGCAGGAGGCGAACCAGAGCGAGGCCGAGGAGCGGCAGCACATGGGGCAGCAGCCGAGGCCCGTACGGGGCTGGGGCTTCTCGAAGCTGCTGTGGTACCTGGTGTTCCTGCAGCCCATCATCACCGAGCTGCATATGCGGCGCAAGAACGTCAAGTTCCTCTTCATCCGCTTCAGCGCCTGGCAGTACGCGGGCAGTGACAAGCTGTGGGCCGGCCTGGTGAGCACGCTGTGCGAGGGCATCCGCCAACAATACGGCGCACTGCCCTTCAGCTTGTACTCGGTGCTGGGCAAGAAGGCGGCCATGAGGCCGGGCTACCGCCAGCGCGAGTGGCATTGCCGGCGCCGAGTGTGCCTGGCACTGCTGGCGCTGCTGGCGGCGCTCAGCCTGGGCATGAGCCTGCTCTACCTGTCGATGGGCTCCCACGCGCTGGTCCACGGCAACCTGTTCCGGGCATTCGGCGGCGCGGCCACCACGCTTTCGGGCTCCGGGCTGCTCATGGCCGTGTACTCGGTGGGCAAGCACCTGCTCGTGAGCCAGCGCAAGAGAATTGAGCGGCTGGTGTCGCGCGAGAAGTTCAGCAGCCATCTGGGCTTCATGTGCGAGGTGAAGAAGGAGGTGGGGCTGCTCACGGActtcctgtgcttcctggagaTCTACCAGCGGCGCCGGCTGCGCGTCGTGCTCGAGATCACAGGGCTGGACACGTGCTACCCGGAGCGCGTGGTGGGCGTGCTCAACGCCATCAACACGCTGCTGTCCGACAGCCACGCGCCCTTCATCTTCATCCTGGTGGTGGACCCAAGCATCCTGGCCGCGTGCCTCGAGAGCGCCAGCTCCATGAAGGGCACGGCCGACAACGGTTACCTCTTCCTCAACCGCACCGTCACGCTACCCTTCTCCGTGCCCATCATCGGTCGCCGCACCAAACTGCAGTTCCTAAAGAACGCGGTACGAAGCTGTGACGACCTGCTCTATCGCGAGATGACGCTCAACGTGAAgtcgcggggcggggccgggggcggggcggggaacggggacggggcgggggcgggggccggggcgggggcggagggCGGAGAAGTCACGCCACTCCTGGAGATGGAGGGGCAGTCCCGGGCCGAGAGCGCGGAAAGCCTCCTGGAAGGCCAGGCGGCGCGCAGCATCCGGGAGGCGCTCTGCTGCCTGCACGACGAGTGCGACTGCCTCATCGATTACGTGCCCGACAACGTGGTGTCCATGCGGCGCATCGTCAACACCGTGCCCATTACCGTGCGCCTGCTGCAACAGCAGCAGGGGGACTTTGGGGGCCTCTCGCCGCGCCAGGCCGTGGCTTGGGTCGTGCTCGCCAACCAGTGGCCGTGCCGTCTCAGCTGGGTCCTGCAGTGCCTGGAGGACAAGCAGCAGGCCGGGAGCGCGCCCGAAGCCTGCGCGCCCCTCTGGGACGTGTTCTGCGACCACAGCCTCGAGCTGCACACCATGACCGAGACGCTGCAGAAGATGCTCGACCTGGACGGCGACCCCGAGCTTTTCCACCGCTTCCTGGGCGCTGACTTCCCCTTCACCGTGGCCGAGGCGCAGAGCCTCCTGCACTGCACCATTAACCTGGACCACTCCATCCGCCGCCGCATGGCCCTCGTCCGGGCCGCCAGCACGCTCAAGACGCCCCGCCCGCCCAAGTCCCCTGCCCGCAAAGCCCCGCCCGCCGCCTGCGGAGCCAACCACGCCCCCGGGGCGGCCTGCAGTGCCTGCGAAGCCCACTTAACCCCAGGATGGGGGCAAGTCCAGACCCACGGCCTGAGTGCCCTTCACTTGGGGTCCGTCTAG
- the NKPD1 gene encoding NTPase KAP family P-loop domain-containing protein 1 isoform X2, translated as MNQHYTIHFNEGALPPQTPTKRYFLDRELGHQKDVLTEDDVYCSCLAKTLCHVPVPVTVGFYAPFGCRLHMLLDKIMALMQQEANQSEAEERQHMGQQPRPVRGWGFSKLLWYLVFLQPIITELHMRRKNVKFLFIRFSAWQYAGSDKLWAGLVSTLCEGIRQQYGALPFSLYSVLGKKAAMRPGYRQREWHCRRRVCLALLALLAALSLGMSLLYLSMGSHALVHGNLFRAFGGAATTLSGSGLLMAVYSVGKHLLVSQRKRIERLVSREKFSSHLGFMCEVKKEVGLLTDFLCFLEIYQRRRLRVVLEITGLDTCYPERVVGVLNAINTLLSDSHAPFIFILVVDPSILAACLESASSMKGTADNGYLFLNRTVTLPFSVPIIGRRTKLQFLKNAVRSCDDLLYREMTLNVKSRGGAGGGAGNGDGAGAGAGAGAEGGEVTPLLEMEGQSRAESAESLLEGQAARSIREALCCLHDECDCLIDYVPDNVVSMRRIVNTVPITVRLLQQQQGDFGGLSPRQAVAWVVLANQWPCRLSWVLQCLEDKQQAGSAPEACAPLWDVFCDHSLELHTMTETLQKMLDLDGDPELFHRFLGADFPFTVAEAQSLLHCTINLDHSIRRRMALVRAASTLKTPRPPKSPARKAPPAACGANHAPGAACSACEAHLTPGWGQVQTHGLSALHLGSV; from the exons ATGAACCAGCACTACACCATCCACTTCAACGAGGGTGCCCTGCCCCCCCAGACCCCCACCAAGCGCTACTTCTTGGACAGGGAATTGGGGCACCAAAAAG ATGTCCTGACAGAGGATGACGTCTACTGCAGCTGCCTGGCCAAGACTCTCTGCCACGTGCCTGTCCCTGTGACCGTGGGTTTCTATGCCCCCTTTGGCTGCCGCCTGCACATGCTGCTAGACAAGATCATGG CGCTGATGCAGCAGGAGGCGAACCAGAGCGAGGCCGAGGAGCGGCAGCACATGGGGCAGCAGCCGAGGCCCGTACGGGGCTGGGGCTTCTCGAAGCTGCTGTGGTACCTGGTGTTCCTGCAGCCCATCATCACCGAGCTGCATATGCGGCGCAAGAACGTCAAGTTCCTCTTCATCCGCTTCAGCGCCTGGCAGTACGCGGGCAGTGACAAGCTGTGGGCCGGCCTGGTGAGCACGCTGTGCGAGGGCATCCGCCAACAATACGGCGCACTGCCCTTCAGCTTGTACTCGGTGCTGGGCAAGAAGGCGGCCATGAGGCCGGGCTACCGCCAGCGCGAGTGGCATTGCCGGCGCCGAGTGTGCCTGGCACTGCTGGCGCTGCTGGCGGCGCTCAGCCTGGGCATGAGCCTGCTCTACCTGTCGATGGGCTCCCACGCGCTGGTCCACGGCAACCTGTTCCGGGCATTCGGCGGCGCGGCCACCACGCTTTCGGGCTCCGGGCTGCTCATGGCCGTGTACTCGGTGGGCAAGCACCTGCTCGTGAGCCAGCGCAAGAGAATTGAGCGGCTGGTGTCGCGCGAGAAGTTCAGCAGCCATCTGGGCTTCATGTGCGAGGTGAAGAAGGAGGTGGGGCTGCTCACGGActtcctgtgcttcctggagaTCTACCAGCGGCGCCGGCTGCGCGTCGTGCTCGAGATCACAGGGCTGGACACGTGCTACCCGGAGCGCGTGGTGGGCGTGCTCAACGCCATCAACACGCTGCTGTCCGACAGCCACGCGCCCTTCATCTTCATCCTGGTGGTGGACCCAAGCATCCTGGCCGCGTGCCTCGAGAGCGCCAGCTCCATGAAGGGCACGGCCGACAACGGTTACCTCTTCCTCAACCGCACCGTCACGCTACCCTTCTCCGTGCCCATCATCGGTCGCCGCACCAAACTGCAGTTCCTAAAGAACGCGGTACGAAGCTGTGACGACCTGCTCTATCGCGAGATGACGCTCAACGTGAAgtcgcggggcggggccgggggcggggcggggaacggggacggggcgggggcgggggccggggcgggggcggagggCGGAGAAGTCACGCCACTCCTGGAGATGGAGGGGCAGTCCCGGGCCGAGAGCGCGGAAAGCCTCCTGGAAGGCCAGGCGGCGCGCAGCATCCGGGAGGCGCTCTGCTGCCTGCACGACGAGTGCGACTGCCTCATCGATTACGTGCCCGACAACGTGGTGTCCATGCGGCGCATCGTCAACACCGTGCCCATTACCGTGCGCCTGCTGCAACAGCAGCAGGGGGACTTTGGGGGCCTCTCGCCGCGCCAGGCCGTGGCTTGGGTCGTGCTCGCCAACCAGTGGCCGTGCCGTCTCAGCTGGGTCCTGCAGTGCCTGGAGGACAAGCAGCAGGCCGGGAGCGCGCCCGAAGCCTGCGCGCCCCTCTGGGACGTGTTCTGCGACCACAGCCTCGAGCTGCACACCATGACCGAGACGCTGCAGAAGATGCTCGACCTGGACGGCGACCCCGAGCTTTTCCACCGCTTCCTGGGCGCTGACTTCCCCTTCACCGTGGCCGAGGCGCAGAGCCTCCTGCACTGCACCATTAACCTGGACCACTCCATCCGCCGCCGCATGGCCCTCGTCCGGGCCGCCAGCACGCTCAAGACGCCCCGCCCGCCCAAGTCCCCTGCCCGCAAAGCCCCGCCCGCCGCCTGCGGAGCCAACCACGCCCCCGGGGCGGCCTGCAGTGCCTGCGAAGCCCACTTAACCCCAGGATGGGGGCAAGTCCAGACCCACGGCCTGAGTGCCCTTCACTTGGGGTCCGTCTAG
- the NKPD1 gene encoding NTPase KAP family P-loop domain-containing protein 1 isoform X3, producing the protein MQLASTRQPAPARTPSPATARTTASSGPALPSAASTLLEPRRPTDTWHLPAPVTRSSFTSYRSDVLTEDDVYCSCLAKTLCHVPVPVTVGFYAPFGCRLHMLLDKIMALMQQEANQSEAEERQHMGQQPRPVRGWGFSKLLWYLVFLQPIITELHMRRKNVKFLFIRFSAWQYAGSDKLWAGLVSTLCEGIRQQYGALPFSLYSVLGKKAAMRPGYRQREWHCRRRVCLALLALLAALSLGMSLLYLSMGSHALVHGNLFRAFGGAATTLSGSGLLMAVYSVGKHLLVSQRKRIERLVSREKFSSHLGFMCEVKKEVGLLTDFLCFLEIYQRRRLRVVLEITGLDTCYPERVVGVLNAINTLLSDSHAPFIFILVVDPSILAACLESASSMKGTADNGYLFLNRTVTLPFSVPIIGRRTKLQFLKNAVRSCDDLLYREMTLNVKSRGGAGGGAGNGDGAGAGAGAGAEGGEVTPLLEMEGQSRAESAESLLEGQAARSIREALCCLHDECDCLIDYVPDNVVSMRRIVNTVPITVRLLQQQQGDFGGLSPRQAVAWVVLANQWPCRLSWVLQCLEDKQQAGSAPEACAPLWDVFCDHSLELHTMTETLQKMLDLDGDPELFHRFLGADFPFTVAEAQSLLHCTINLDHSIRRRMALVRAASTLKTPRPPKSPARKAPPAACGANHAPGAACSACEAHLTPGWGQVQTHGLSALHLGSV; encoded by the exons ATGCAACTGGCCAGCACCCGGCAGCCGGCCCCCGCACGCACCCCCTCACCCGCCACGGCACGCACCACAGCCAGCAgcggcccagccctgccctctgcaGCCAGCACCCTCCTGGAGCCCAGGAGGCCCACGGACACCTGGCACCTGCCTGCCCCCGTAACCCGTAGCTCCTTCACCTCCTACAG GTCTG ATGTCCTGACAGAGGATGACGTCTACTGCAGCTGCCTGGCCAAGACTCTCTGCCACGTGCCTGTCCCTGTGACCGTGGGTTTCTATGCCCCCTTTGGCTGCCGCCTGCACATGCTGCTAGACAAGATCATGG CGCTGATGCAGCAGGAGGCGAACCAGAGCGAGGCCGAGGAGCGGCAGCACATGGGGCAGCAGCCGAGGCCCGTACGGGGCTGGGGCTTCTCGAAGCTGCTGTGGTACCTGGTGTTCCTGCAGCCCATCATCACCGAGCTGCATATGCGGCGCAAGAACGTCAAGTTCCTCTTCATCCGCTTCAGCGCCTGGCAGTACGCGGGCAGTGACAAGCTGTGGGCCGGCCTGGTGAGCACGCTGTGCGAGGGCATCCGCCAACAATACGGCGCACTGCCCTTCAGCTTGTACTCGGTGCTGGGCAAGAAGGCGGCCATGAGGCCGGGCTACCGCCAGCGCGAGTGGCATTGCCGGCGCCGAGTGTGCCTGGCACTGCTGGCGCTGCTGGCGGCGCTCAGCCTGGGCATGAGCCTGCTCTACCTGTCGATGGGCTCCCACGCGCTGGTCCACGGCAACCTGTTCCGGGCATTCGGCGGCGCGGCCACCACGCTTTCGGGCTCCGGGCTGCTCATGGCCGTGTACTCGGTGGGCAAGCACCTGCTCGTGAGCCAGCGCAAGAGAATTGAGCGGCTGGTGTCGCGCGAGAAGTTCAGCAGCCATCTGGGCTTCATGTGCGAGGTGAAGAAGGAGGTGGGGCTGCTCACGGActtcctgtgcttcctggagaTCTACCAGCGGCGCCGGCTGCGCGTCGTGCTCGAGATCACAGGGCTGGACACGTGCTACCCGGAGCGCGTGGTGGGCGTGCTCAACGCCATCAACACGCTGCTGTCCGACAGCCACGCGCCCTTCATCTTCATCCTGGTGGTGGACCCAAGCATCCTGGCCGCGTGCCTCGAGAGCGCCAGCTCCATGAAGGGCACGGCCGACAACGGTTACCTCTTCCTCAACCGCACCGTCACGCTACCCTTCTCCGTGCCCATCATCGGTCGCCGCACCAAACTGCAGTTCCTAAAGAACGCGGTACGAAGCTGTGACGACCTGCTCTATCGCGAGATGACGCTCAACGTGAAgtcgcggggcggggccgggggcggggcggggaacggggacggggcgggggcgggggccggggcgggggcggagggCGGAGAAGTCACGCCACTCCTGGAGATGGAGGGGCAGTCCCGGGCCGAGAGCGCGGAAAGCCTCCTGGAAGGCCAGGCGGCGCGCAGCATCCGGGAGGCGCTCTGCTGCCTGCACGACGAGTGCGACTGCCTCATCGATTACGTGCCCGACAACGTGGTGTCCATGCGGCGCATCGTCAACACCGTGCCCATTACCGTGCGCCTGCTGCAACAGCAGCAGGGGGACTTTGGGGGCCTCTCGCCGCGCCAGGCCGTGGCTTGGGTCGTGCTCGCCAACCAGTGGCCGTGCCGTCTCAGCTGGGTCCTGCAGTGCCTGGAGGACAAGCAGCAGGCCGGGAGCGCGCCCGAAGCCTGCGCGCCCCTCTGGGACGTGTTCTGCGACCACAGCCTCGAGCTGCACACCATGACCGAGACGCTGCAGAAGATGCTCGACCTGGACGGCGACCCCGAGCTTTTCCACCGCTTCCTGGGCGCTGACTTCCCCTTCACCGTGGCCGAGGCGCAGAGCCTCCTGCACTGCACCATTAACCTGGACCACTCCATCCGCCGCCGCATGGCCCTCGTCCGGGCCGCCAGCACGCTCAAGACGCCCCGCCCGCCCAAGTCCCCTGCCCGCAAAGCCCCGCCCGCCGCCTGCGGAGCCAACCACGCCCCCGGGGCGGCCTGCAGTGCCTGCGAAGCCCACTTAACCCCAGGATGGGGGCAAGTCCAGACCCACGGCCTGAGTGCCCTTCACTTGGGGTCCGTCTAG
- the PPP1R37 gene encoding protein phosphatase 1 regulatory subunit 37, which yields MEVPPQEAPPGPGADGEAEEAPAEAPSPSPASPPADGRLKAAAKRVTFPSDEDIVSGAVEPKDPWRHAQNVTVDEVLGAYKQACQKLNCRQIPKLLRQLQEFTDLGHRIDCLDLKGEKLDYKTCEALEEVFKRLQFKVVDLEQTNLDEDGASALFDMIEYYESATHLNISFNKHIGTRGWQAAAHMMRKTSCLQYLDARNTPLLDHAAPFVARALRIRSSLAVLHLENASLSGRPLMLLATALKMNMTLRELYLADNKLNGLQDSAQLGNLLKFNCSLQILDLRNNHVLDSGLAYICEGLKEQRKGLATLVLWNNQLTHTGMAFLGMTLPHTHSLETLNLGHNPIGNEGVRNLKNGLIGNRSVLRLGLASTKLTCEGAVAVAEFIAESPRLLRLDLRENEIKTGGLMALSLALKVNHSLLRLDLDREPKKEAVKSFIETQKALLAEIQNGCRRNFALAREEQGQRLQPSASMAEIAVSEPQPDAGAPAEEPAPEAQENGGPDPGARLDSDSDSDSEGEDGEEEDGDRAEAPCPALVPPTDSLGSGDRSPPGCPSSPTEQRISVSSPGRGHKVFVVTRVESPPERAEPPVPPASPSPPAPPRPLSPPARMPAEAVSTWDPGSSAPQPQPEPPQSGPPLPNGLKPEFALALPPEPPPGPEAKVGSCGLEHELSCSKNEKELEDLLLEASQESGQETL from the exons CCCAGAACGTGACCGTGGATGAGGTCCTTGGTGCCTACAAGCAGGCCTGCCAGAAGCTAAACTGCAGGCAGATCCCCAAGCTCCTCAGGCAGCTCCAG GAGTTCACGGACCTCGGGCACCGTATCGACTGTCTGGACCTGAAAG GTGAGAAGCTCGACTACAAGACCTGCGAGGCCCTAGAAGAGGTCTTCAAGAGGCTGCAGTTCAAGGTCGTGGACCTGGAGCAGACGAACCTGGACGAAGAT GGTGCCTCAGCCCTCTTCGACATGATCGAGTACTATGAGTCGGCCACCCACCTCAACATCTCCTTCAACAAGCACATCGGCACCCGGGGCTGGCAGGCTGCCGCCCACATGATGCGCAAG ACAAGCTGCCTGCAGTACCTGGACGCCCGCAACACGCCCCTGCTGGACCACGCGGCACCCTTTGTGGCGCGTGCCCTGCGCATCCGCAGCAGCCTGGCGGTGCTACACCTGGAGAATGCCAGCCTGTCAGGGCGGCCCCTCATGCTGCTCG CCACGGCCCTGAAGATGAACATGACCCTACGGGAGCTGTACCTGGCCGACAACAAGCTCAACGGCCTGCAGGACTCGGCCCAGCTGGGCAACCTGCTCAAGTTCAACTGCTCCTTGCAGATCCTGGACCTCCGTAACAACCATGTACTGGACTCAG GTCTGGCCTACATCTGCGAGGGCCTCAAGGAGCAGAGGAAGGGGCTGGCGACCCTGGTGCTGTGGAACAACCAGCTCACGCACACGGGCATGGCCTTTCTGGGCATGACGCTG CCGCACACACACAGCCTGGAGACGCTGAACCTGGGCCACAACCCCATTGGGAACGAGGGCGTGCGGAACCTCAAGAACGGCCTCATCGGCAACCGCAGCGTGCTGCGCCTCGGCCTGGCCTCCACCAAGCTCACGTGCGAGG GCGCGGTGGCGGTGGCGGAGTTCATCGCCGAGAGCCCCCGCCTCCTGAGACTGGACCTTCGGGAGAACGAGATCAAGACGGGCGGGCTCATGGCACTGTCGTTGGCCCTCAAGGTGAACCACTCTCTGCTGCGCCTGGACCTTGACCGCGAACCCAAGAAGGAGGCG GTGAAGAGCTTCATCGAGACGCAGAAGGCGCTGCTCGCCGAGATCCAGAACGGCTGCAGGCGCAACTTCGCGCTGGCGCGGGAGGAGCAGGGGCAGCGCCTGCAGCCGTCGGCCTCCATGGCCGAGATCGCCGTCTCCGAGCCCCAGCCCGATGCCGGCGCGCCCGCGGAGGAGCCCGCCCCCGAGGCGCAGGAGAACGGGGGCCCCGACCCTGGCGCCAGGCTGGACTCGGACTCAGACTCAGACTCTgagggggaggatggggaggaggaggatggggacaGGGCTGAggccccctgccccgccctggTGCCTCCCACGGACTCCCTGGGCTCTGGGGACAGGAGCCCCCcaggctgcccctcctcccccaccgaGCAGCGCATTTCCGTGTCCAGCCCCGGCCGGGGCCACAAAGTGTTTGTGGTGACCCGGGTGGAGAGTCCACCCGAGAGGGCAGAGCCTCCTGTGCCACccgcctctccttccccacccgCCCCTCCTCGTCCTCTATCCCCACCTGCCCGGATGCCAGCTGAGGCCGTCAGCACTTGGGACCCGGGGTCGTCTGCGCCTCAGCCTCAGCCGGAGCCGCCCCAGTCAGGGCCACCACTGCCCAACGGCCTGAAGCCCGAGTTCGCTCTCGCACTGCCCCCGGAGCCGCCCCCAGGGCCCGAGGCCAAGGTGGGCAGCTGTGGCCTGGAACACG AGCTGAGCTGCTCCAAGAACGAGAAGGAGCTCGAGGACCTGCTTCTGGAAGCCAGTCAGGAATCTGGGCAGGAGACACTGTGA